GGCGTCCTCGAGTTCTTTCTTCGCGGCGCGAAGCTCATCCAGGCTGTCGCCGACTTTGACGCCGATGTGATAGAGGCCCAATCGGCGTCCGGCCGGAGCGCGAGGAGCGTCGCCCACCTCGATCAGCAACAGCTGGTGATGCGTCCTGCCCGAAGTGAGCGCCGCCGCCTTGCCGTCGAAGATGTGCCCCACTTCCCGAAACCCCAGAAGGTCTCGATAAAAAGCCAGCGACCGGTTGAGATCCTTCACATAGAAAACGACATGACCGAG
This sequence is a window from Pseudomonadota bacterium. Protein-coding genes within it:
- a CDS encoding VOC family protein — translated: MKAHYLGHVVFYVKDLNRSLAFYRDLLGFREVGHIFDGKAAALTSGRTHHQLLLIEVGDAPRAPAGRRLGLYHIGVKVGDSLDELRAAKKELEDAGVTIAGMSDHTVSQSLYLRDPDGNEIELYVDADEAICRKDPAAVLAPIKPLRL